One part of the Streptomyces lydicus genome encodes these proteins:
- the wrbA gene encoding NAD(P)H:quinone oxidoreductase produces the protein MPVHDVHVAVIYYSSTGTVAELARRIADAAEHAGADVRLRRTAELAPQTAIDANPAWAANAAATADVMEATHEDVLWADAVLFGTPTRFGNVTSQLKQYLDTLGGLWQQGRLADKVYSGFTASATRHGGQESTLLALYHTIHHFGGILIAPGYTDPAKFVDGNPYGTSHVGGPDTPLDDDARTAARIQAERVVKFTKAIKHGLAQAG, from the coding sequence ATGCCCGTCCACGACGTCCACGTCGCCGTCATCTACTACTCGTCCACCGGCACCGTCGCCGAACTCGCCCGCCGCATCGCGGACGCCGCCGAACACGCGGGAGCCGACGTACGGCTGCGGCGGACCGCCGAACTCGCACCGCAGACGGCGATCGACGCCAACCCCGCCTGGGCCGCCAACGCCGCGGCGACCGCGGACGTCATGGAAGCCACCCACGAGGACGTGCTCTGGGCGGACGCGGTGCTCTTCGGCACCCCCACCCGCTTCGGCAACGTCACGTCCCAGCTCAAGCAGTACCTCGACACGCTGGGCGGCCTCTGGCAGCAGGGCAGGCTCGCCGACAAGGTCTACAGCGGCTTCACCGCGTCCGCCACCCGGCACGGCGGCCAGGAATCCACCCTCCTCGCCCTCTACCACACCATCCATCACTTCGGCGGCATCCTCATCGCCCCGGGATACACCGACCCGGCGAAGTTCGTCGACGGCAACCCCTACGGCACCTCTCACGTGGGCGGCCCGGACACCCCCCTCGACGACGACGCGCGCACCGCCGCCCGGATCCAGGCGGAGCGCGTCGTGAAGTTCACCAAAGCCATCAAGCACGGCCTGGCACAGGCCGGATGA
- a CDS encoding glutamate decarboxylase, whose protein sequence is MTLHKGAPAADRKHIRHPVNPFYGEADPVSGMETSPPRHTLPESPLAPHAAYQFVHDELMLDGNARLNLATFVTTWMEPQAGVLMAECRDKNMIDKDEYPRTAELERRCVAMLADLWHAPDAVGCSTTGSSEACMLAGMALKRRWMHRNADRYPASARPNLVMGANVQVCWEKFCNFWEVEARQVPMQGDRFHLDADSATALCDENTIGVVAILGSTFDGSYEPVADICAALDDLHEKKGWDIPVHVDGASGAMIAPFLDPELKWDFRLPRVASINTSGHKYGLVYPGVGWALWRDEEALPEELVFRVNYLGGDMPTFALNFSRPGAQVAAQYYTFLRLGRAGFRAVQQATRDVARSMAERIGSLGDFELLTRGDELPVFAFTTAAHVTAYDVFDVSRRLKERGWLIPAYTFPPDREDLSVLRVVCRNGFSQDLADLFLADLEQLLQELREQRGPLGRPENEATAFHH, encoded by the coding sequence ATGACCCTGCACAAAGGCGCGCCCGCGGCCGACCGCAAGCACATCCGGCACCCGGTCAACCCGTTCTACGGTGAGGCCGACCCGGTTTCCGGCATGGAGACCTCGCCGCCCCGGCACACCCTGCCCGAGAGCCCCCTCGCCCCGCACGCCGCCTACCAGTTCGTCCACGACGAGCTCATGCTGGACGGCAACGCCCGCCTCAACCTGGCGACCTTCGTCACCACCTGGATGGAGCCGCAGGCCGGCGTCCTGATGGCGGAGTGCCGGGACAAGAACATGATCGACAAGGACGAGTACCCGCGCACCGCCGAACTGGAGCGGCGCTGCGTGGCGATGCTCGCCGACCTGTGGCACGCCCCCGACGCGGTCGGCTGCTCCACCACCGGGTCGAGCGAGGCGTGCATGCTCGCCGGCATGGCCCTCAAACGACGCTGGATGCACCGCAACGCCGACCGGTACCCGGCCTCCGCGCGGCCCAACCTCGTCATGGGCGCCAACGTCCAGGTCTGCTGGGAGAAGTTCTGCAACTTCTGGGAGGTCGAGGCCCGCCAGGTCCCGATGCAGGGCGACCGCTTCCACCTCGACGCCGACTCCGCCACCGCGCTCTGCGACGAGAACACCATCGGCGTGGTGGCCATCCTCGGCTCCACCTTCGACGGGTCCTACGAGCCGGTGGCCGACATCTGCGCGGCGCTCGACGACCTCCACGAGAAGAAGGGCTGGGACATCCCGGTCCACGTGGACGGCGCGTCCGGCGCGATGATCGCCCCGTTCCTCGACCCCGAGCTGAAGTGGGACTTCCGGCTGCCGCGGGTCGCCTCCATCAACACCTCCGGCCACAAGTACGGCCTGGTCTACCCCGGCGTCGGCTGGGCCCTGTGGCGCGACGAGGAGGCGCTCCCCGAGGAACTCGTCTTCCGCGTCAACTACCTCGGCGGCGACATGCCGACCTTCGCCCTCAACTTCTCCCGGCCCGGCGCCCAGGTGGCCGCCCAGTACTACACCTTCCTGCGGCTCGGCCGGGCCGGTTTCCGCGCCGTCCAGCAGGCCACCCGGGACGTCGCCCGCTCCATGGCCGAACGCATCGGCTCCCTGGGCGACTTCGAGCTCCTCACCCGCGGCGACGAACTGCCGGTCTTCGCCTTCACCACCGCCGCCCACGTCACCGCCTACGACGTCTTCGACGTGTCCCGGCGCCTGAAGGAACGCGGCTGGCTGATCCCCGCCTACACCTTCCCGCCCGACCGCGAGGACCTCTCCGTCCTGCGCGTCGTCTGCCGCAACGGCTTCTCCCAGGACCTCGCCGACCTCTTCCTCGCCGACCTGGAACAGCTCCTCCAGGAACTGCGGGAACAGCGGGGCCCCCTGGGCCGCCCGGAGAACGAGGCGACCGCCTTCCACCACTGA
- a CDS encoding PadR family transcriptional regulator, producing the protein MSAIRLLVLGAVRQHGRAHGYQVRNDLEYWGAHEWSNAKPGSIYHALKHMAKQGLLRAHETAPSTAGGPPRTEYEITERGTQEYFALLRASLTAHDQKPDVLSAALGFLVDLDRAEALELLEERVRAIEGWRGAVTGYYTPAEGPGQLGHIGEIMNYWVHSADAGAEWTRGLIERIRGGAYVFAGEGEPFVGVLAEGQENPYAGRGHRPEADGAGGVPGDRG; encoded by the coding sequence ATGTCAGCGATCCGTCTCCTGGTGCTCGGCGCCGTTCGGCAGCACGGGCGGGCTCACGGCTATCAGGTGCGCAACGACCTGGAGTACTGGGGCGCCCACGAGTGGTCCAACGCCAAGCCGGGCTCGATCTACCACGCGCTCAAGCACATGGCGAAGCAGGGACTGCTGCGGGCCCATGAGACCGCGCCGTCCACGGCCGGCGGTCCGCCGCGCACCGAGTACGAGATCACGGAGCGGGGCACGCAGGAGTACTTCGCGCTGCTGCGCGCGTCCCTGACCGCCCACGACCAGAAGCCCGACGTGCTCTCGGCGGCGCTCGGCTTCCTGGTCGACCTGGACCGTGCGGAGGCCCTGGAGCTCCTGGAGGAGCGGGTGCGGGCGATCGAGGGGTGGCGGGGCGCCGTCACCGGGTACTACACGCCGGCGGAGGGGCCGGGGCAGCTCGGTCACATCGGCGAGATCATGAACTACTGGGTCCACTCCGCGGACGCGGGGGCGGAGTGGACCCGTGGGCTGATCGAACGGATCAGGGGCGGGGCGTACGTCTTCGCCGGTGAGGGGGAGCCGTTCGTCGGGGTGCTCGCCGAGGGGCAGGAGAACCCGTACGCGGGGCGGGGCCACCGCCCGGAGGCGGACGGGGCGGGGGGAGTTCCCGGGGACCGGGGGTGA
- a CDS encoding DinB family protein gives MPTHVLAEAHGDETGALLAFLEAQRGGLRRAVLGLTDAQAAERPSASELSLAGLVKHVAETEQHWVEIAQGLPHSIERNQSNWHLSFRLEDGETPAGVLEFWEGVAQRTEKFIRSVPSLNDTFALPEAPWFPPNARQSMRWLMLHLIEETARHAGHADVIRESLDGRTAFELVDEERAGRERTAGE, from the coding sequence ATGCCCACTCACGTTCTTGCTGAGGCACACGGTGACGAGACCGGCGCGCTGCTGGCCTTTCTGGAGGCGCAGCGCGGCGGGCTGCGGCGGGCGGTCCTCGGGCTGACCGACGCGCAGGCGGCCGAGCGGCCGAGCGCGAGTGAGCTGTCGCTGGCCGGGCTGGTCAAGCACGTCGCGGAGACCGAGCAGCACTGGGTGGAGATCGCGCAGGGGCTGCCGCACTCCATCGAGCGGAACCAGTCCAACTGGCACCTGAGCTTCCGGCTGGAGGACGGCGAGACGCCGGCCGGGGTGCTGGAGTTCTGGGAGGGCGTGGCGCAGCGGACCGAGAAGTTCATCCGTTCCGTGCCGAGCCTGAACGACACCTTCGCGCTGCCGGAGGCGCCGTGGTTCCCGCCGAACGCCCGGCAGTCGATGCGGTGGCTGATGCTGCACCTGATCGAGGAGACCGCCCGGCACGCCGGGCACGCCGATGTGATCCGCGAGTCGCTGGACGGCAGGACCGCCTTCGAGCTGGTGGACGAGGAGCGGGCGGGGCGGGAGCGTACGGCCGGGGAGTAG
- a CDS encoding aldehyde dehydrogenase family protein has protein sequence MSYFDELAFQFIDGEWRSGSGSWDIVDFNPYNGEKLTSIPVATVEEIDQAYRAAERAQREWGATNPYTRRLVFERALRIIDDREAELADAIAAEVGGTLAKVGFELHLVREFLREAMQLALRAEGRILPSPIDGKENRLYRLPVGVVGVISPFNFPFLLSVKSVAPALALGNAVVLKPHQNTPICGGGLVGKIFEEAGLPAGVLNVVVTDIAEIGDALIDHPVPKTISFTGSEKVGRHVATVAAAHFKHSVLELGGNSALVVLDDADLDYAVDAAVFSRFVHQGQVCMAANRVLVDRAVEREFTEKFVAKVASLKVGDPTDPQTHIGPLINEGQADALTSLVDRAVADGATALLQGETRGTLVAPTVLSGLPEDSPLLVQEIFGPVVLLIPFDGDEEAVRLTNATPYGLSGAVHTGDIERGVRFAKQIDTGMFHVNDATVHDEPIVPFGGAKSSGVGRLNGDAMVEAFTTTKWISIQHGRSRFPF, from the coding sequence ATGTCCTACTTCGACGAGTTGGCGTTTCAGTTCATCGACGGTGAGTGGCGCTCCGGAAGCGGCTCATGGGACATCGTCGACTTCAATCCTTACAACGGCGAGAAACTGACCTCGATACCCGTGGCCACGGTCGAGGAGATCGACCAGGCGTATCGCGCCGCCGAACGCGCGCAGCGGGAGTGGGGTGCCACCAATCCGTACACCCGCCGCCTGGTTTTCGAGCGCGCGCTGCGGATCATCGACGACCGTGAGGCCGAGCTGGCCGACGCGATCGCCGCGGAGGTCGGCGGCACGCTCGCCAAGGTGGGCTTCGAGCTCCATCTCGTCCGGGAATTCCTGCGCGAGGCGATGCAGCTGGCGCTGCGCGCCGAGGGCCGCATCCTGCCCTCGCCCATCGACGGCAAGGAGAACCGGCTCTACCGCCTGCCGGTCGGCGTGGTCGGGGTCATCAGCCCCTTCAACTTCCCCTTCCTGCTGTCGGTCAAGTCCGTCGCCCCGGCGCTCGCGCTCGGCAACGCCGTCGTCCTCAAGCCGCACCAGAACACCCCGATCTGCGGCGGCGGGCTGGTCGGCAAGATCTTCGAGGAGGCCGGTCTGCCGGCCGGCGTGCTCAATGTCGTGGTCACCGACATCGCCGAGATCGGCGACGCGCTGATCGACCACCCGGTGCCCAAGACCATTTCCTTCACCGGCTCGGAGAAGGTCGGCCGGCACGTCGCGACCGTCGCCGCCGCGCACTTCAAGCACTCGGTGCTGGAGCTGGGCGGTAACAGCGCTCTGGTGGTGCTCGACGACGCCGACCTCGACTACGCAGTGGACGCCGCCGTCTTCAGCCGCTTCGTGCACCAGGGCCAGGTCTGCATGGCGGCCAACCGCGTCCTCGTGGACCGCGCCGTCGAGCGGGAGTTCACCGAGAAGTTCGTCGCCAAGGTCGCGTCCCTGAAGGTGGGCGACCCCACCGACCCGCAGACCCATATCGGCCCGCTGATCAACGAGGGCCAGGCCGACGCCCTCACCTCGCTGGTCGACCGCGCCGTCGCGGACGGCGCCACGGCGCTCCTCCAGGGCGAGACCCGGGGCACCCTCGTGGCCCCCACCGTGCTGAGCGGCCTGCCGGAGGACTCCCCGCTGCTCGTCCAGGAGATCTTCGGGCCCGTCGTCCTGCTGATCCCCTTCGACGGCGACGAGGAGGCCGTGCGGCTCACCAACGCCACGCCGTACGGGCTGAGCGGCGCGGTGCACACCGGCGACATCGAGCGCGGGGTGCGGTTCGCCAAGCAGATCGACACCGGGATGTTCCACGTCAACGACGCCACGGTGCACGACGAGCCGATCGTTCCCTTCGGCGGTGCGAAGAGCTCCGGCGTGGGGCGGCTGAACGGCGACGCGATGGTGGAAGCCTTCACCACGACCAAGTGGATCTCCATCCAGCACGGGCGGTCGCGGTTCCCGTTCTGA
- a CDS encoding helix-turn-helix domain-containing protein, translated as MSASESSGSVVRRILLGSQLRRLRESRGITREAAGYSIRASESKISRMELGRVSFKARDVEDLLMLYGVSDAQEREALLSLAREANVAGWWHSYTDVLPSWFQTYVGLEGATSLIRVYEVQFVHGLLQTEAYAQAVVRRGMPDGSPADIERRVALRMERQKLLVAERPAQFHCVLDEAALRRPYGEREVMREQLRHLIEVSERPNVRLQVMPFSLGGHSGEFGAFTMLGFQESGLPDVVFLEQLTSALYLDKPEEVVQYGRVMDRLQEEGPGPSETRDLLRGLLQLM; from the coding sequence GTGTCCGCAAGTGAGTCGAGCGGATCGGTGGTGCGGCGGATCCTGCTCGGGTCGCAGCTCCGTCGCCTGCGTGAATCCCGTGGGATAACCCGTGAGGCGGCCGGCTACTCGATCCGTGCGTCCGAGTCGAAGATCAGCCGCATGGAGTTGGGCAGGGTGAGCTTCAAGGCACGTGACGTCGAGGACCTGCTCATGCTCTACGGCGTCAGCGACGCCCAGGAGCGCGAGGCGCTGCTGTCCCTGGCGCGCGAGGCCAACGTCGCGGGCTGGTGGCACAGTTACACCGATGTGCTGCCGAGCTGGTTCCAGACGTATGTCGGCCTGGAAGGAGCCACCTCGCTCATCCGGGTCTACGAAGTCCAGTTCGTGCACGGCCTGTTGCAGACCGAGGCGTACGCCCAGGCGGTGGTCAGACGGGGCATGCCCGACGGCTCCCCCGCGGACATAGAACGCCGGGTCGCGCTGCGCATGGAGCGCCAGAAGCTGCTCGTGGCCGAACGGCCCGCACAGTTCCACTGCGTGCTCGACGAGGCCGCGCTGCGCCGCCCGTACGGCGAACGCGAGGTCATGCGCGAACAGTTGAGACATCTCATCGAGGTCTCCGAACGGCCGAATGTGCGCCTCCAGGTCATGCCCTTCAGTCTCGGCGGGCACTCCGGCGAGTTCGGCGCCTTCACCATGCTCGGCTTCCAGGAGTCGGGACTGCCGGACGTCGTCTTCCTGGAACAGCTGACGAGTGCGCTCTATCTGGACAAGCCGGAAGAGGTGGTCCAGTACGGGCGCGTGATGGACCGGCTCCAGGAAGAAGGCCCCGGTCCGTCGGAGACCAGAGACCTCTTGCGTGGTCTACTCCAACTCATGTGA
- a CDS encoding ATP-binding protein produces the protein MGTKVLTMLEPLWQGFPPVDPLAVSGSAACTLAPRYESVSSARKFTRETLQGWELDDLFDSVALVVSELVTNALRHAILAAPEQADAVPPARLHLMRWSQRLICAVRDPSDGSPVAGEADSAAESGRGLYLVESFSDSWGWHPLAGVTHGKIVWALFRLP, from the coding sequence ATGGGGACCAAGGTTTTGACCATGCTCGAGCCGTTATGGCAGGGCTTTCCTCCCGTCGACCCCCTGGCCGTCTCCGGTTCCGCGGCGTGCACACTCGCCCCGCGCTACGAATCGGTCAGCTCCGCGCGGAAGTTCACCCGGGAGACCCTGCAGGGCTGGGAGCTGGACGACCTGTTCGACTCGGTCGCCCTGGTCGTCTCCGAGCTCGTCACCAATGCGCTGCGGCACGCGATCCTCGCCGCCCCGGAACAGGCAGACGCGGTCCCGCCGGCCCGGCTCCACCTGATGCGCTGGTCACAGCGGCTGATCTGTGCCGTACGGGATCCGAGCGACGGTTCGCCGGTCGCCGGCGAGGCGGACTCCGCCGCCGAGTCGGGGCGCGGGCTGTATCTCGTGGAGTCCTTCAGTGACAGCTGGGGCTGGCACCCGCTGGCCGGGGTCACGCACGGAAAGATCGTGTGGGCGCTCTTCCGGCTCCCGTAG
- a CDS encoding DUF397 domain-containing protein, whose product MPHAYNGMAAKDLREVTWQKSRHSNSQGSCVEFAKLPGGDIAVRNSRFPDGPALVYTPAEVRAMLLGVKDGEFDHLVRD is encoded by the coding sequence GTGCCCCACGCATACAACGGCATGGCCGCAAAGGATCTCCGTGAGGTGACGTGGCAGAAGAGCCGGCACAGCAACTCCCAGGGGTCCTGTGTGGAGTTCGCCAAACTGCCCGGCGGCGACATCGCCGTGCGCAACTCCCGCTTCCCGGACGGCCCCGCGCTCGTCTACACCCCCGCCGAGGTCCGGGCGATGCTGCTCGGCGTGAAGGACGGGGAGTTCGACCACCTCGTACGGGACTGA
- a CDS encoding type B 50S ribosomal protein L31: protein MKPGIHPAYGPVVFRDRAAGHAFLTRSTATSEKTVEWEDGNTYPVIDVEISSASHPFYTGTARVLDTAGRVERFERRYGKRTR, encoded by the coding sequence ATGAAGCCTGGAATCCACCCCGCCTACGGGCCCGTCGTCTTCCGTGACCGGGCCGCCGGCCACGCCTTCCTGACCCGCTCCACCGCGACCAGCGAGAAGACGGTCGAGTGGGAGGACGGCAACACCTATCCCGTCATCGACGTCGAGATCTCCTCGGCGAGTCACCCCTTCTACACGGGCACCGCCCGGGTGCTGGACACGGCCGGCCGCGTCGAGCGCTTCGAGCGCCGCTACGGCAAGCGGACCCGTTGA
- the rpmG gene encoding 50S ribosomal protein L33, with protein MARNELRPVVKLRSTAGTGFTYVTRKNRRNDPDRLELRKYDPVAGRHVAFREER; from the coding sequence ATGGCTCGCAACGAACTACGCCCGGTCGTGAAGCTCCGGTCCACCGCCGGCACCGGGTTCACCTACGTCACCCGCAAGAACCGCCGCAACGACCCCGACCGCCTGGAACTGCGCAAGTACGACCCGGTGGCCGGCCGGCACGTCGCCTTCCGAGAGGAGCGCTGA
- the tatA gene encoding Sec-independent protein translocase subunit TatA: MPVLRNAFEPWHLILIIAVLVLLFGSKKLPDMARGLGRSMRILKSEAKALKDEQPTEAPRAESAVGH, from the coding sequence GTGCCCGTGCTCCGCAACGCCTTCGAACCCTGGCACCTGATCCTGATCATCGCGGTGCTCGTCCTGCTCTTCGGCTCGAAGAAGCTGCCCGACATGGCCCGGGGCCTCGGCCGCTCGATGCGCATCCTCAAATCCGAGGCCAAGGCGCTCAAGGACGAGCAGCCCACCGAGGCGCCCCGCGCGGAGTCCGCCGTCGGCCACTGA
- a CDS encoding nitrilase-related carbon-nitrogen hydrolase encodes MLIALAQTDCVLGEVAENLTIAREQIEQAAAQGADVVVFPELSLHGYHLGALKRDESIEASDPRLLELSTLGPDVLVGFHEHTSLRAYNTAAHYAEGALLHAHRKLYLPNYLAWEERKHVSPGQSLRAYALNRSGSGGRGATLVCNDAWQPVLPWLAVQDGAEVLFVPTNSAASLDPEAMDTGLYWDTLLSYTAKMLQCWVVFVNRVGNEHGASFWGGSRVVDPRGAVVAQAPKWEPSLVTVEIDLSEARRQRRAVPLVAEARLGLIDREVRRLIDEGGDH; translated from the coding sequence ATGCTCATTGCGCTGGCGCAGACGGATTGCGTGCTGGGTGAGGTGGCGGAGAACCTCACGATCGCCCGCGAGCAGATCGAGCAGGCCGCGGCCCAGGGCGCCGACGTCGTCGTGTTCCCCGAACTGAGCCTGCACGGCTACCACTTGGGCGCACTCAAGCGTGACGAGTCGATCGAGGCGAGCGATCCGCGGCTGCTGGAGCTGAGCACCCTGGGGCCGGACGTGCTGGTCGGCTTCCACGAACACACCAGTCTGCGCGCCTACAACACCGCGGCGCACTACGCGGAGGGTGCCCTGCTGCACGCCCACCGCAAGCTCTACCTCCCCAATTACCTGGCCTGGGAGGAACGCAAGCACGTCAGCCCCGGGCAGTCGCTGCGGGCCTACGCGCTGAACCGGTCCGGGAGCGGGGGACGGGGCGCGACGCTCGTCTGCAACGACGCCTGGCAGCCGGTGCTGCCGTGGCTGGCGGTGCAGGACGGCGCGGAGGTGCTGTTCGTGCCGACCAACAGCGCGGCGAGCCTGGACCCGGAGGCGATGGACACCGGGCTGTACTGGGACACCCTGCTGTCCTACACGGCGAAGATGCTCCAGTGCTGGGTGGTGTTCGTCAACCGGGTCGGCAATGAGCACGGGGCGTCGTTCTGGGGCGGTTCGCGAGTGGTGGACCCGCGCGGCGCGGTGGTGGCGCAGGCGCCGAAGTGGGAACCGTCGCTGGTCACCGTCGAGATCGATCTCTCCGAGGCGCGCCGGCAGCGCCGCGCGGTGCCGCTGGTCGCCGAGGCCCGGCTGGGGCTGATCGACCGCGAGGTGCGGCGGCTGATCGACGAGGGCGGCGACCACTGA
- a CDS encoding chaplin, producing the protein MRQSLKTCVLLAAASGALGAGGGVAYADAGAAGATTNSPGVLSGNSIQVSVDTPVNACGNSVDGAAALNPAMGASCGTGGAPWPAAQRPPLAPPPPAPHRSAPEPVRHQVPQPAHRPVPLPEPRTAGHRAAPPVELAPHSGHRDAPHRAAAEPRVGAVERAGTSAGSALLASTGAAELGMLAGAGGGLLLGGALLLRRARTRRR; encoded by the coding sequence ATGCGACAGAGCCTGAAGACGTGCGTGCTCCTCGCGGCCGCGTCGGGCGCGCTCGGGGCGGGCGGCGGAGTGGCGTACGCGGACGCCGGCGCCGCGGGAGCCACCACCAACTCGCCCGGTGTGCTGTCCGGCAACAGCATCCAGGTCAGCGTGGACACCCCGGTCAACGCGTGCGGGAACTCCGTGGACGGGGCCGCGGCGCTCAACCCGGCCATGGGGGCCTCGTGCGGGACCGGCGGTGCCCCGTGGCCGGCCGCGCAGCGCCCCCCGCTGGCCCCGCCACCGCCGGCGCCGCACCGCAGCGCCCCGGAGCCGGTCCGCCACCAGGTCCCGCAGCCGGCGCACCGGCCGGTGCCGCTGCCGGAGCCCCGGACTGCCGGGCACCGCGCCGCGCCCCCGGTCGAGCTCGCGCCGCACTCCGGTCACCGGGACGCGCCGCACCGTGCCGCAGCGGAGCCCCGGGTCGGGGCGGTGGAGCGGGCCGGTACGTCGGCCGGCTCCGCGCTGCTGGCGTCCACCGGCGCGGCCGAGCTCGGCATGCTGGCCGGTGCCGGTGGCGGGCTGCTGCTGGGAGGGGCGCTGCTGCTGCGCAGGGCCCGTACCCGGCGCAGGTGA
- a CDS encoding rodlin, producing the protein MKKMIAGAAVAASLVGISAAAAPQAMAVGDQKGTQSVNGNGAKSIYGNSTTHGKLSTQLGLVQGSLNDFCLGLIAQKLNVGSLIGFIPITVQDINVLSNPQVQQCVKNSTQAKGDEPLSHIVDDIPILSGNGVGNH; encoded by the coding sequence ATGAAGAAGATGATTGCGGGCGCGGCTGTGGCTGCGTCCCTGGTCGGTATTTCCGCTGCGGCCGCTCCGCAGGCCATGGCGGTCGGCGACCAGAAGGGCACCCAGTCGGTCAACGGCAACGGGGCGAAGTCGATCTACGGCAACTCCACCACCCACGGAAAGCTGAGCACCCAGCTCGGTCTCGTCCAGGGCTCCCTGAACGACTTCTGCCTGGGCCTCATCGCCCAGAAGCTCAACGTGGGCTCGCTGATCGGCTTCATCCCGATCACCGTCCAGGACATCAACGTGCTGTCGAACCCGCAGGTCCAGCAGTGCGTCAAGAACTCGACGCAGGCCAAGGGCGACGAGCCGCTGTCGCACATCGTCGACGACATCCCGATCCTCTCGGGCAACGGCGTCGGCAACCACTGA
- a CDS encoding rodlin, translated as MIKKALATAAATASIVGVAAAAAPQAMAVGNQHGTSSVNGNGATQFYGNSTTYGYMSPQIGLIQGSLNKPCIGLPTKANLGSLIGLIPITVQDINVLSSPQTQQCVENSTQAKGDEALSHILDNIPILSGNGAGNH; from the coding sequence ATGATCAAGAAGGCTCTGGCGACCGCAGCCGCGACTGCGTCCATTGTCGGTGTAGCCGCGGCTGCTGCCCCTCAGGCAATGGCGGTCGGTAACCAGCACGGGACGTCTTCCGTCAACGGCAATGGTGCGACGCAGTTCTACGGGAACTCCACCACGTACGGCTACATGAGCCCGCAGATCGGTCTGATCCAGGGCTCGCTGAACAAGCCCTGCATCGGTCTGCCCACCAAGGCGAACCTCGGCTCGCTGATCGGTCTCATCCCGATCACCGTCCAGGACATCAACGTCCTTTCCTCGCCGCAGACCCAGCAGTGCGTCGAGAATTCGACGCAGGCCAAGGGTGACGAGGCGCTGTCGCACATCCTGGACAACATCCCGATCCTCTCGGGCAACGGCGCCGGCAACCACTGA
- a CDS encoding chaplin codes for MKYAKVAAVTAGTLMAVGAAAPAFADAGAAGGAKNSPGVLSGNAIQVPIHIPINLCGNTIDIIGLLNPAFGNTCLNH; via the coding sequence GTGAAGTACGCAAAGGTCGCAGCAGTCACTGCCGGCACGCTGATGGCAGTGGGCGCGGCTGCGCCTGCGTTCGCCGACGCGGGTGCCGCCGGCGGCGCCAAGAACTCCCCCGGTGTCCTCTCCGGCAACGCCATTCAGGTTCCGATCCACATCCCGATCAACCTCTGTGGCAACACCATTGACATCATCGGTCTGCTGAACCCGGCGTTCGGCAACACCTGCCTCAACCACTGA
- a CDS encoding rodlin, with protein sequence MIKKVLATTAVAASVVGISATAAPQAMAVGNHKGTATVNGNGAKSVYGNSTTHGKMSPQLELVQGSLNDLCLGLIAQKLNVGSLLIGIPITVQDINVLSNPQVQQCVENSTQAKGDEPLSHILDTIPVLSGNGVGNH encoded by the coding sequence GTGATCAAGAAGGTCCTGGCCACGACGGCCGTAGCCGCGTCCGTCGTCGGCATCTCGGCAACGGCCGCCCCCCAGGCGATGGCCGTCGGCAACCACAAGGGCACCGCCACGGTCAACGGCAACGGAGCCAAGTCCGTGTACGGCAACTCCACCACGCACGGCAAGATGAGCCCGCAGCTGGAGCTGGTCCAGGGGTCCCTGAACGACCTCTGCCTGGGCCTGATCGCCCAGAAGCTGAACGTCGGTTCGCTGCTCATCGGCATCCCGATCACCGTTCAGGACATCAACGTGCTGTCCAACCCGCAGGTGCAGCAGTGCGTCGAGAACTCGACGCAGGCCAAGGGCGACGAGCCGCTGTCGCACATCCTGGACACCATCCCGGTGCTCTCCGGCAACGGCGTCGGCAACCACTGA